The Sinomicrobium kalidii genome contains a region encoding:
- a CDS encoding site-specific integrase codes for MRTSNTFNILFWPNKAKKKKNGLIPIYARVTVNGKRAEISLKRSISVTCAVTSWDTKSGRLTSRSPESRALNAYLDATQADLYDCYQQLKSSRKLVTARAIKNLFVGEDDDYHTLVELIHYHNTRMKMVLAPSTMKNYYTTERYIKLFLQKMMRSDDVYLQELSYRFIADFEYFLRTTSPINEHQPLNNNGAMKHLERLKKLINLALKMEWIVKDPFIRYKLKYDRYERVYLNASELEKLESIILKKQGHCLVRDIFVFCCYTGLSYVDVEALSDRHIVRGIDGKHWISTQRQKSQTPVKIPLLDKALEILKKYDTVSGKGDKLLPVYSNPKTNSYLKEIMELCGIDKHISFHAARHTFATTVTLSNGVPIETVSKLLGHTKLSTTQIYARVLETKIHEDMEQLATRLNGQTQEVQSKVSLNQ; via the coding sequence ATGCGGACTTCCAACACTTTCAACATTTTATTCTGGCCGAATAAGGCCAAGAAAAAGAAGAACGGATTGATCCCCATTTATGCCCGTGTTACCGTCAATGGAAAACGGGCAGAGATCAGTTTAAAACGGTCTATTTCGGTTACCTGTGCGGTGACCTCCTGGGACACCAAATCCGGGCGCTTGACTTCGCGAAGCCCCGAATCCAGGGCGTTAAACGCTTATCTGGACGCTACCCAAGCAGATTTATACGATTGTTACCAACAATTAAAATCTTCGCGAAAGCTAGTAACGGCGCGGGCTATCAAAAATTTGTTTGTCGGGGAAGACGACGACTACCATACTTTGGTGGAATTAATACATTATCACAATACCAGAATGAAAATGGTTTTGGCCCCTTCAACCATGAAGAATTATTATACTACGGAACGGTATATTAAACTGTTTTTGCAGAAAATGATGCGATCGGATGATGTTTACCTTCAGGAATTATCGTACCGTTTTATTGCGGATTTCGAGTATTTTTTACGCACCACCTCCCCTATTAATGAGCATCAGCCATTAAACAATAACGGGGCGATGAAACATCTGGAACGATTAAAAAAATTAATCAACCTGGCCCTAAAAATGGAATGGATAGTCAAAGACCCTTTTATACGCTATAAGCTAAAATACGATCGGTATGAGCGGGTATATCTGAATGCTTCGGAACTCGAAAAACTCGAATCTATTATCCTCAAAAAACAAGGCCATTGCCTGGTACGGGATATTTTCGTCTTTTGCTGTTATACAGGGCTTTCTTATGTGGACGTAGAGGCATTAAGCGACCGCCATATTGTTAGGGGAATAGACGGCAAGCATTGGATATCCACACAACGACAAAAGAGCCAGACTCCCGTTAAAATCCCTCTTTTGGATAAAGCCCTTGAAATCCTGAAAAAATATGATACCGTTTCCGGAAAGGGTGATAAACTTTTACCTGTCTATTCCAACCCAAAGACCAACAGCTATTTAAAGGAAATTATGGAACTATGCGGTATTGATAAGCACATTTCTTTTCACGCTGCCCGGCATACTTTTGCCACAACGGTAACGCTTTCCAACGGTGTGCCCATAGAAACGGTATCCAAACTATTAGGCCATACCAAACTTTCTACTACGCAGATTTATGCCAGGGTATTGGAAACTAAAATACATGAGGATATGGAGCAGTTGGCTACTAGATTAAACGGTCAGACACAAGAAGTACAGTCAAAGGTTTCATTAAACCAATAA
- a CDS encoding M1 family metallopeptidase — protein sequence MNSIKTRFFLFLALALLTGAYAQEEPTEQQGHVNTNKFRQMYQEFTSPNMFRTASGAPGPAYYQQQADYKMDIELDDKNQKLYGEETITYTNNSPDKLEYLWVQLDQNIRSKNSPALDKNNEKFAPAESPERFVDKYLKEPFDGGFNIEYVKDRKGNPLPYTINYTMMRIDIPEPLQPGEKISFSIKWWYNVNNHVTNRARSGYEHFPKDGNNTYVIAQFFPRMAVYNDHEGWQNYQFWGSGEFALPFGNYEVNITVPADHMLEATGELQNRKDVFTRTMMKRYEKATESFDEPVVIVTQEEAEAKEKSFSNRKNTWEFKAESVRDFAFATSRKFIYDAMAVKMGDRTVMAESLYPKEGNPLWEEYSTRVVAHTLKSYSGHTFDYPYPKAISVHAKNQGMEYPMICWNYGRPDEDGTYSDRVKYGMISVIIHEIGHNFFPMIVNSDERQWGWMDEGLNTFLQYLTEQDFMENYPSRRGKPSSMVTYMKGNQDYIAPIMSNPENVYQLGNNAYGKPAAGLTILRETIMGPELFDYAFKTYAQRWMFKHPNPEDFFRTMEDASGVELDWFWRGWFYTTDHVDIGVKEVKKFFVSPQPNDKVKEIMAARNIPDTVPFVFFAEEGAENYTEALKNGSLLEHSTPLNEYILDNFTPEERSKLKQPNYFYEVTFEKPGEMLMPLIVEYSYTDGSKETVKYPVELWRKNDTEVSKVIATDKELSQIIVDPKEETADVNTENNYWPKRETKSEFEAFKERNQK from the coding sequence ATGAATTCAATAAAAACACGCTTCTTCCTTTTCCTGGCGCTGGCTTTACTCACCGGGGCATACGCACAGGAAGAACCCACGGAACAACAAGGACATGTCAACACCAACAAATTCCGCCAGATGTACCAGGAATTTACCTCCCCCAACATGTTCCGCACAGCTTCGGGAGCACCCGGACCTGCCTATTACCAGCAACAGGCAGATTACAAGATGGATATAGAACTCGACGACAAAAACCAGAAACTATACGGCGAAGAAACCATTACCTACACCAACAATTCGCCGGATAAACTGGAATACCTGTGGGTGCAGCTCGACCAGAATATCCGTTCCAAAAACTCCCCTGCCCTGGATAAAAACAATGAAAAATTTGCACCCGCCGAGAGCCCGGAAAGGTTTGTCGACAAATACCTGAAAGAACCTTTTGACGGCGGCTTTAATATTGAATATGTAAAAGACCGTAAAGGGAATCCCCTACCCTACACCATCAACTATACCATGATGCGTATTGATATTCCGGAACCCCTGCAACCGGGAGAAAAGATCTCTTTTTCCATCAAATGGTGGTATAATGTTAACAATCACGTAACAAACAGGGCGCGGAGTGGTTACGAACATTTCCCGAAAGACGGTAACAATACTTATGTCATAGCCCAGTTCTTCCCGAGAATGGCCGTATATAACGATCATGAGGGCTGGCAAAATTACCAGTTCTGGGGCAGTGGTGAATTTGCCCTTCCCTTCGGAAATTACGAGGTGAACATTACCGTCCCCGCAGATCACATGCTGGAGGCTACGGGAGAACTTCAAAACCGTAAGGACGTATTTACCAGAACGATGATGAAACGGTATGAGAAAGCTACAGAATCTTTTGACGAACCCGTTGTTATCGTTACGCAGGAAGAAGCCGAGGCTAAAGAGAAATCCTTTTCCAACAGGAAAAACACCTGGGAGTTCAAAGCCGAAAGTGTACGTGATTTTGCCTTTGCCACTTCGCGTAAATTCATATACGATGCCATGGCGGTAAAAATGGGAGACCGGACTGTTATGGCCGAATCGCTGTATCCCAAGGAAGGCAACCCGTTGTGGGAAGAATATTCCACCAGGGTTGTGGCCCATACCCTGAAATCATATTCCGGTCATACGTTTGACTATCCCTATCCCAAGGCTATTTCCGTACACGCCAAAAACCAGGGCATGGAATACCCCATGATCTGCTGGAATTATGGTCGCCCGGACGAGGACGGCACCTATTCCGACAGGGTAAAATACGGGATGATCAGTGTTATTATCCACGAAATAGGCCATAATTTTTTCCCTATGATCGTCAATTCCGACGAACGCCAATGGGGATGGATGGACGAAGGACTTAACACCTTCCTGCAATATCTTACCGAGCAGGATTTTATGGAAAATTATCCTTCCAGAAGAGGGAAACCGTCATCCATGGTCACGTATATGAAAGGCAACCAGGATTATATCGCCCCCATTATGAGCAACCCGGAAAACGTTTATCAACTGGGTAATAATGCTTACGGTAAACCGGCAGCCGGACTTACCATACTCCGGGAAACCATCATGGGGCCCGAGTTATTCGACTATGCTTTCAAAACCTATGCACAGCGCTGGATGTTCAAGCACCCCAACCCGGAAGATTTTTTCCGTACGATGGAGGACGCCTCCGGTGTGGAACTCGACTGGTTCTGGAGAGGCTGGTTCTACACCACAGACCATGTAGACATAGGAGTTAAGGAAGTAAAAAAATTCTTTGTGTCTCCTCAACCCAATGATAAGGTTAAAGAGATCATGGCCGCCCGGAACATTCCGGATACCGTTCCGTTTGTATTTTTTGCGGAAGAGGGTGCGGAAAATTATACCGAAGCACTTAAAAACGGTTCTCTCCTGGAACATTCCACTCCGCTGAACGAGTATATCCTCGACAATTTTACCCCGGAGGAACGCTCAAAATTAAAACAACCTAACTATTTTTATGAAGTAACCTTTGAAAAACCGGGAGAAATGCTCATGCCCCTCATTGTCGAGTACAGCTATACCGATGGTAGTAAAGAAACCGTGAAATACCCTGTGGAATTATGGCGAAAAAATGATACCGAAGTTTCAAAAGTCATTGCTACGGACAAAGAGTTAAGCCAGATAATAGTAGACCCCAAAGAGGAAACCGCCGATGTTAATACGGAAAACAATTACTGGCCGAAAAGGGAAACCAAGTCCGAATTCGAAGCCTTTAAGGAGCGAAATCAAAAATAA
- the pepE gene encoding dipeptidase PepE, which yields MKRLIIASTSTVHGGTYLSYISSRLELFFSETDQILFIPYARPGGITHDEYTEIARKGLARTGKKVIGIHTFADPVKAVREARAVFTGGGNTFLLVTQLYKTGVMEPLREAVWNGTRYFGTSAGANITGLTMQTTNDMPIIYPPSFKTLGLVPFNINPHYQDADTSSKHMGETRETRIGEFHKINTQPVVGLREGSWLDVEGDNITLEGELAARIFEQGKSPYELESGSNISFWPSV from the coding sequence ATGAAGCGACTTATTATTGCCAGTACATCTACGGTGCACGGCGGTACGTACCTGTCTTATATCTCATCCCGGCTTGAACTGTTTTTTTCCGAAACGGACCAAATCCTCTTCATACCTTACGCCAGGCCGGGGGGAATAACTCATGATGAATATACCGAAATAGCCCGGAAGGGCCTTGCCCGTACCGGTAAAAAAGTAATTGGCATTCATACCTTTGCAGACCCCGTAAAAGCCGTTCGTGAAGCCCGGGCGGTGTTTACCGGGGGAGGAAATACTTTTTTGCTGGTTACGCAACTCTACAAAACAGGGGTAATGGAACCGTTGCGGGAGGCGGTATGGAACGGTACCCGGTATTTCGGCACGAGTGCGGGGGCTAACATTACGGGCTTAACCATGCAAACGACCAACGATATGCCCATTATTTATCCGCCGAGTTTTAAAACCCTGGGATTGGTTCCGTTTAATATCAACCCGCATTACCAGGACGCGGATACGAGCAGCAAACATATGGGGGAAACCCGTGAAACACGGATCGGGGAGTTTCATAAAATAAATACCCAGCCCGTTGTTGGCCTCCGGGAAGGCAGTTGGTTGGATGTGGAAGGAGATAACATTACACTGGAAGGTGAATTGGCTGCCCGGATCTTCGAACAGGGAAAATCACCTTACGAACTGGAAAGCGGAAGTAACATCAGTTTCTGGCCCTCAGTGTGA
- a CDS encoding carboxypeptidase-like regulatory domain-containing protein translates to MRKIVFILTFLCTFITYSQSDDRIILRGQVLYRNTYVSNQNVINITTENATTTNDNGEFEISVKSGDKLVFSAVNYQLKTVEVTDSILNNNRLVVEVNEKVTELEEVVVTPENRAKFLELKGEEFKEFSYEEDYSTEVPNMATPEHRLRHGINFVNIFKALFLSNKEQETPKKQLKVSEVLRQVYDDEFFVIDLKIPQDKIDDFLYYCDMKIPRQSLLRKNNEFELIEFLVRQSENYRKTLNEE, encoded by the coding sequence ATGCGAAAAATAGTATTTATTCTGACCTTTCTCTGCACATTCATCACATATTCGCAAAGCGATGACAGGATTATCCTCAGGGGGCAGGTGTTGTACAGGAATACCTATGTATCTAATCAGAATGTCATAAACATCACAACGGAAAATGCAACAACCACTAACGATAACGGCGAGTTTGAAATAAGCGTAAAATCTGGCGACAAGCTTGTGTTTTCTGCGGTAAATTACCAGTTAAAAACCGTAGAGGTTACCGACAGCATACTGAATAACAACCGTCTTGTAGTAGAGGTCAATGAAAAAGTGACCGAATTGGAAGAGGTCGTGGTAACCCCGGAAAACAGGGCAAAATTCCTCGAACTCAAAGGAGAGGAATTCAAGGAATTCAGCTATGAAGAAGACTACTCTACCGAAGTTCCGAACATGGCCACACCTGAACACAGATTACGGCACGGAATCAATTTCGTGAATATTTTCAAAGCCCTTTTCCTTTCCAACAAGGAACAGGAAACGCCGAAAAAGCAACTCAAGGTAAGTGAAGTACTCCGCCAGGTATATGATGACGAGTTTTTTGTCATAGACCTCAAAATACCACAGGACAAGATAGACGATTTTCTTTATTACTGTGATATGAAAATCCCGCGTCAATCATTGTTGCGAAAAAACAATGAATTTGAACTCATTGAGTTCCTGGTCCGGCAAAGTGAAAATTACCGCAAAACCCTTAATGAAGAATAG
- a CDS encoding DUF6702 family protein: MYPLKKIFAFALLFPLFAFVNAHKFYVSTTNVRYNTEEHAIQIVSRIFVDDLEKTIDQRYGIRSRLATAKETPDADTYLEKYYSDKFIIKVNGKVKKFRFVGKEFKEGMIVSYLEIPDTPLPASIEIENKLLYETYPEQQNIVHIRTENIKKSFLLLKDKDRCTVNFKQK, from the coding sequence ATGTATCCCTTAAAAAAAATATTCGCTTTTGCCCTGCTTTTTCCGTTATTTGCTTTTGTAAATGCACATAAGTTCTACGTGAGTACAACAAATGTCCGGTACAATACAGAAGAACACGCCATACAGATCGTTTCCAGGATCTTTGTAGACGATCTTGAAAAAACCATAGATCAACGGTATGGTATACGATCCAGACTGGCTACGGCCAAAGAAACCCCGGATGCAGATACCTACCTGGAAAAGTATTATTCCGATAAATTTATTATAAAGGTAAACGGAAAGGTCAAAAAATTCCGGTTTGTCGGGAAAGAATTCAAGGAAGGAATGATCGTATCCTACCTCGAAATTCCGGATACCCCGCTCCCCGCTTCTATTGAGATCGAAAACAAGCTCTTATATGAAACCTATCCGGAACAGCAAAATATTGTACATATCCGGACAGAGAATATCAAAAAAAGCTTTCTGCTGCTCAAAGATAAAGACCGCTGTACGGTAAATTTCAAGCAAAAGTGA
- a CDS encoding DMT family transporter — translation MHWLILVIAGFFEVGFTFCLGKAKETAGTTSYLWIVGFFLSLSLSMYLLYRATQVLPIGTAYAVWTGIGAVGTVLMGIVFFKEPADFWRLFFITTLIASIIGLKIFSH, via the coding sequence ATGCACTGGTTAATCCTTGTCATCGCGGGCTTTTTCGAAGTGGGTTTTACATTCTGCCTGGGAAAGGCCAAAGAAACCGCAGGCACAACATCCTATTTGTGGATCGTGGGCTTTTTCCTGTCATTGTCGCTAAGCATGTACCTGCTTTACCGTGCCACACAGGTATTGCCCATAGGCACAGCCTATGCCGTCTGGACCGGTATAGGGGCCGTGGGTACCGTATTGATGGGGATCGTCTTTTTTAAGGAACCGGCCGACTTCTGGAGGTTATTTTTTATCACTACCCTTATCGCCTCTATTATCGGGTTAAAGATATTTTCACACTGA
- a CDS encoding carboxypeptidase-like regulatory domain-containing protein produces the protein MHNTRKNRLLLCFLSFSFYGLRAQTDLQGKVENRFSDVSGIHVINKTSESATITDAKGYFNIRVQEGDTLLFSAVQFRKEEVVVTTEMLNAHPFIVQLREQVTQLDEVVLKNLTGNLTTDLHKIKTDSVDAVNLGLPNAMKVLPSKTQRKLIEATSGGGLIPIIPIINAITGRTKKLKKRVQLEKDAAKTEEIREALKSHTFTSLGIPEDKIYDFLFYCAEQENYDRLKNSNDLISLTDTLKVMAEQYIKVNALAPLKH, from the coding sequence TTGCACAACACAAGAAAAAACAGGCTCCTTCTATGCTTTCTCTCCTTTTCCTTTTACGGCCTTCGTGCCCAGACTGATTTACAGGGAAAAGTCGAAAACCGCTTTTCGGATGTATCGGGTATACATGTCATTAATAAAACTTCCGAATCGGCTACAATAACAGATGCCAAAGGTTATTTTAATATCCGGGTACAGGAAGGAGATACCCTGCTGTTTTCGGCCGTACAGTTCCGTAAGGAAGAAGTCGTGGTCACTACTGAAATGTTGAATGCCCATCCTTTCATCGTACAGCTTCGGGAACAGGTAACCCAACTGGACGAAGTGGTGTTAAAAAATCTTACCGGGAACCTGACTACAGACCTACACAAAATAAAAACGGACAGTGTTGACGCTGTAAACCTCGGATTGCCCAATGCCATGAAGGTCCTTCCTTCAAAAACCCAAAGAAAGTTAATTGAAGCAACCTCAGGAGGTGGGTTGATCCCCATAATCCCCATCATAAACGCTATAACCGGACGGACCAAAAAATTGAAAAAACGCGTGCAACTGGAGAAAGATGCAGCAAAGACCGAGGAAATACGCGAAGCGCTTAAATCCCACACTTTTACTTCCCTGGGAATACCCGAGGACAAAATATACGATTTCCTGTTCTATTGCGCCGAACAGGAAAACTACGACCGCCTGAAGAACAGCAATGACCTCATATCCCTGACCGATACGCTAAAGGTCATGGCAGAACAATATATAAAAGTGAATGCCCTTGCCCCATTAAAACACTAA
- a CDS encoding putative phage abortive infection protein: MFGSINALYSGLAFAGIIFTILLQKKELNYQREELRETRKEFETQNKTLKLQRFENTFFNLLSLHHQIIDSIDLDIEKEKRVKSPSVNTVRFSLDNPTEYERIIIKGRDIFKLTYDELKEKLGDKKAIESINIDYMEFYESVQTDFGHYFRNLYRIIKLVDQTEFHSHSELDVDPNGITRIERLGYTQPNYNTRYKYTSIIRAQLSDYELLWLFYNGLSEKGNEKFKPLIEKYSILKNLPKDKLNNPELTEEYKPKAYNNN; this comes from the coding sequence ATGTTTGGCTCTATTAATGCTTTGTATTCAGGTTTGGCATTCGCTGGAATAATATTCACAATTTTACTTCAAAAAAAAGAACTAAATTATCAAAGGGAAGAGCTTAGAGAAACAAGAAAAGAATTTGAGACACAAAACAAAACGTTAAAGCTTCAAAGATTTGAAAATACTTTTTTCAATCTTTTATCTCTACATCACCAAATTATAGATTCGATAGATTTAGATATAGAGAAAGAAAAAAGAGTTAAAAGTCCTTCTGTCAACACCGTGCGATTTTCATTAGATAATCCGACGGAATACGAACGAATTATAATAAAAGGAAGAGATATTTTTAAGCTAACATATGATGAGCTAAAAGAAAAGCTTGGAGATAAAAAAGCTATAGAAAGTATCAATATCGATTATATGGAGTTTTACGAATCTGTTCAAACTGACTTTGGGCACTACTTCAGAAATTTATATCGTATTATTAAGCTTGTAGATCAAACAGAATTTCATAGTCATTCGGAATTAGATGTTGATCCAAATGGCATAACCCGTATAGAACGTTTGGGTTATACTCAACCCAATTATAATACTCGTTACAAATATACATCAATAATAAGGGCACAATTATCTGATTACGAACTTTTGTGGCTATTTTATAATGGATTAAGTGAAAAAGGAAATGAAAAATTTAAGCCTTTAATTGAAAAATATTCCATCTTAAAGAATTTACCAAAAGACAAACTTAATAACCCAGAATTAACTGAAGAATATAAACCAAAAGCATATAATAACAATTGA
- a CDS encoding carboxypeptidase-like regulatory domain-containing protein translates to MRYDKTHHKKNPDSRKKLAIFFFLLPLPLCSLYAQIQVTGIVKSKDPDREGIHVINKTSNTATITDNKGHFSIPATPGDTLLFSAVQFRDREIVIAEANLNGSALIVDLEEQVTELDEVILKNLTGNLDSDLRDAKTDTVNAMSLGLPNTHVIPRTQAERKLYTSTDKSIVIDKTSISPNIGLKTDFIINGITGRTKKLKNRLKQERKKAKLEKVRKSFGDRFFLSAGIAREKIYDFLYFCSVQQEYNRIIKTDDQAALLQFLKVQATRYTAINNPVTIPKD, encoded by the coding sequence ATGCGATATGATAAGACACACCACAAAAAAAATCCGGACAGCAGAAAAAAACTGGCCATTTTCTTCTTTTTACTGCCCCTTCCCTTATGCAGCCTATATGCACAAATCCAGGTTACGGGCATAGTAAAAAGTAAAGATCCGGATCGTGAGGGAATACACGTCATTAACAAGACTTCAAATACAGCCACTATTACCGACAACAAGGGCCATTTTTCCATCCCGGCAACTCCCGGGGATACCCTGCTGTTTTCTGCCGTACAGTTCCGAGACAGGGAAATTGTCATTGCCGAAGCCAACCTGAACGGCTCTGCACTTATTGTCGATCTGGAAGAACAGGTGACCGAACTGGACGAAGTCATCCTGAAAAACCTTACCGGGAACCTGGACTCAGACCTCCGGGACGCCAAAACGGATACTGTCAACGCCATGAGCCTGGGGCTTCCCAACACCCATGTTATTCCGCGTACGCAGGCAGAAAGGAAATTGTATACTTCGACTGATAAGTCTATCGTAATTGATAAAACCAGTATAAGCCCTAATATTGGCTTAAAAACAGATTTCATAATAAACGGAATTACCGGACGTACCAAAAAACTTAAAAACCGCCTTAAACAGGAAAGGAAAAAGGCAAAACTGGAAAAGGTACGCAAAAGCTTTGGAGACCGGTTTTTCCTTTCTGCCGGGATCGCCCGGGAAAAGATATACGATTTTTTATACTTTTGTTCCGTACAGCAGGAATACAACAGGATCATAAAAACCGATGATCAGGCGGCACTGTTACAATTTTTAAAAGTTCAGGCCACCCGGTACACAGCGATAAACAATCCTGTCACTATTCCGAAGGATTAG